The Sebastes umbrosus isolate fSebUmb1 chromosome 4, fSebUmb1.pri, whole genome shotgun sequence genome has a window encoding:
- the LOC119486519 gene encoding histone H2B 1.2-like translates to MPEAASVKAAKKGSKKAVTKTASKTGKKRRKSRKESYAIYVYKVMKQVHPDTGISSKAMGIMNSFVGDIFERIAGEASRLAHYNKRSTITSREIQTAVRLLLPGELAKHAVSEGTKAVTKYTSSK, encoded by the coding sequence ATGCCGGAAGCCGCCTCCGTCAAAGCGGCCAAGAAGGGCTCAAAGAAAGCCGTCACCAAGACCGCCAGCAAGACCGgcaagaagaggagaaagtcCAGGAAGGAGAGCTACGCCATCTACGTGTACAAGGTGATGAAGCAGGTCCACCCAGACACCGGCATCTCCTCCAAAGCCATGGGCATCATGAACTCCTTTGTGGGCGACATCTTTGAGCGCATCGCCGGTGAGGCCTCCCGTCTGGCTCACTACAACAAGCGCTCCACCATCACTTCCAGGGAGATCCAGACCGCTGTCCGCCTGCTGCTGCCCGGTGAGCTGGCAAAGCACGCCGTGTCCGAGGGAACCAAGGCTGTGACCAAGTACACCAGCTCCAAGTAA
- the LOC119486689 gene encoding vegetative cell wall protein gp1-like, with translation MEFLTPFIESRQTSSNLARRVPSTAAQSVSSILPPSLQLPTTTALPAAQSVSSILPSSIRPPSLQLPTTTPLPAAQSVSSILPSSIRPPSLQLPTTTPLLQHSPSPPSVPGPCNVQPPPPSLQHSPSPPSVPGPCNVQPPPPSMQHSPSPPSVPRPCNVQPPPPSLQHSPSPPSVPPPCNFQPPPPSLQHSQSPPKCHLSQLHTLHAHLLKGGEQTQIVVL, from the coding sequence ATGGAGTTCCTCACACCTTTCATAGAAAGCAGGCAGACTTCATCCAACCTTGCCAGGAGGGTCCCATCCACTGCAGCCCAGTCCGTCTCCTCCATCCTTCCCCCCTCCCTGCAACTTCCAACCACCACCGCCCTCCCTGCAGCACAGTCCGTctcctccatccttccatcctccATCCGTCCCCCGTCCCTGCAACTTCCAACCACCACCCCCCTTCCTGCAGCACAGTCCGTctcctccatccttccatcctccATCCGTCCCCCGTCCCTGCAACTTCCAACCACCACCCCCCTCCTGCAGCACAGTCCATCTCCTCCTTCCGTCCCCGGTCCCTGCAACGTCCAACCACCACCCCCCTCCCTGCAGCACAGTCCGTCTCCTCCTTCCGTTCCCGGTCCCTGCAACGTCCAACCACCACCCCCCTCCATGCAGCACAGTCCGTCTCCTCCATCCGTCCCCCGTCCCTGCAACGTCCAACCACCACCCCCCTCCCTACAGCACAGTCCGTCTCCTCCTTCCGTCCCCCCTCCCTGCAACTTCCAACCACCACCCCCCTCCCTGCAGCACAGTCAGTCTCCCCCCAAGTGCCACCTCAGCCAGCTGCATACACTCCACGCCCACCTGCTAAAAGGAGGCGAGCAGACACAGATAGTGGTCCTGTGA